In Mycolicibacterium gadium, the genomic window CATGCGCTTCGCGCGTTCACCCCCGATGACCAGAAAGCGCTGTCGAAGACGGTGCGCACGTACCCGAAAACGAAGGTCTACGACCTGGAGACGGCGTTGACGTCGCTGGGCATCGGCGAAGCGATCGTCACCGTGCTTTCGGAGCACGGCGCACCGACACCGGTGGCGTGGACCAGGATGCGGGCCCCGCGCTCGCTGATGGACACCGTCGGGCCCGAGGCGATCGCTGCGGCCTCGAAGGCCAGCCCGCTGCAGGCCGAGTACGGCCAGACGATCGACCGCGACTCGGCCTATGAGCGGCTGTCGGCCAGGATGGCGCCGCCAGAACCGTCCGCGCCGGCGGCCGACCCGCAGCTGCCGCCGCCGCTTCCGGTCGACGTCGGGGGAGCGACGGCATCAGGCGAGGTGAAGAGTCGTGGGACTGCCGAACCCGGGATGCTCGAGAAGGTGATGGACAGTCCGGCGTTCAAGAGTGCGATGCGCTCGGCGGGCACGGTGATCGGCCGCGAGATCACGCGCAGCATCTTCGGCACGGGCCGTCGCCGCAGGCGCTAGCCGCCGCCGAGCTTCTTGTAGACGGCGCCGACGATCGGCGTCACGATCGCGCGCGGCGTGTAGCCGGCGCCGACCGACATCGCCTTGCTGGTGATACCGGGAACGATGCGCATCTTGTTGCGCTCCAAGCCATCCAGCGACAGCTTGGCGGTGTACTCGGTGGAGATCCACAAGAAGTCCGGGATCAGCTTCTCGACGAGCGACTGTTCGGTCTCCGACGGGAGCGTTTCGCGCACCGGTCCGGGAGCGAGCAGCGTGACGTGCACGCCGTCGCGCTTGAGTTCACCGCGCAGCGACTCACTGAACGTGTTGACGAACGCCTTACTCGCCGCATAGGTGGCGTTGTTCGGTATCGGCGAATTGCCGGCGGCGGAACCGGAAATCAAGATCCCACCGGCCTTGCGCGCCACCATTCCCGGCAATACCGCGAGCACAAGGTCGTGCACGCCAAGGACATTGAGTTGCACCTGGGCCTGCTCGCCGTCGGTGGGCAGGGACGCGACGGGTCCGAACGTCGCGGTCCCCGCGTTTGCGCACAGGATCGA contains:
- the cmrA gene encoding mycolate reductase (Catalyzes the final step in mycolic acid biosynthesis.) → MPVPAPSEDARAVVTGASQNIGEALALELAARGHHLIITARREDVLRTLADRISGQYGVTVEVRPVDLADPAERGKLCEELAVRNISILCANAGTATFGPVASLPTDGEQAQVQLNVLGVHDLVLAVLPGMVARKAGGILISGSAAGNSPIPNNATYAASKAFVNTFSESLRGELKRDGVHVTLLAPGPVRETLPSETEQSLVEKLIPDFLWISTEYTAKLSLDGLERNKMRIVPGITSKAMSVGAGYTPRAIVTPIVGAVYKKLGGG